One genomic window of Glycine max cultivar Williams 82 chromosome 16, Glycine_max_v4.0, whole genome shotgun sequence includes the following:
- the LOC100306134 gene encoding kunitz family trypsin and protease inhibitor precursor translates to MKFMYLAFLLLFVFSSQFLLGGADASPRQVIDTEGKKVRAGVDYYIRPVPTTPCDGRGPCVVGSGYVLIARSSNHTCPLSVAVVEGFRGLAVTFKLVNPKKGVIRVSTDLNIKTSLTNTSCSESTVWKLDAFDDSTGQWFVTTGGVLGNPGKDTIDNWFKIEEYDDDYKLVFCPTVCNFCKPLCRNVGVFRDSNGNQRVALTDEPYKVRFQPSA, encoded by the coding sequence ATGAAGTTTATGTATCTTGCATTCCTACTTCTATTTGTTTTCTCTAGCCAATTCTTGCTTGGAGGAGCAGATGCTTCCCCCAGACAAGTGATTGACACAGAAGGCAAGAAAGTTCGAGCTGGCGTAGATTACTATATCCGACCGGTCCCAACAACCCCATGTGATGGGCGTGGGCCGTGTGTGGTTGGAAGTGGCTATGTTCTCATAGCAAGGTCATCCAACCACACTTGCCCTCTTAGTGTTGCGGTGGTGGAGGGTTTCCGTGGCCTAGCAGTCACATTCAAACTAGTTAACCCTAAAAAAGGGGTCATTAGGGTTTCTACTGACTTGAACATCAAAACCTCCCTAACTAACACAAGTTGTAGTGAGTCCACGGTCTGGAAGCTAGATGCCTTTGATGATTCAACTGGACAGTGGTTTGTGACCACTGGTGGTGTGTTGGGAAACCCTGGCAAGGATACCATCGACAACTGGTTCAAGATTGAGGAGTATGATGATGATTACAAGCTCGTGTTTTGCCCCACAGTGTGCAACTTCTGCAAGCCTTTGTGTAGGAATGTTGGGGTGTTTAGGGATAGTAATGGGAACCAGCGCGTGGCTCTCACTGATGAGCCTTACAAAGTTAGGTTCCAGCCATCTGCTTGA
- the LOC100527288 gene encoding kunitz type trypsin inhibitor precursor, whose protein sequence is MKKVSPLAFSILFLAFTIEPFIGIAAAAPEAVLDTSGQKLRTGVKYYILPVFRGKGGGLTVSSSGNNTCPLFVVQEKLEVSKGTPVTFTPYNAKSGVILTSTDLNIKSYGKTTTCDKPPVWKLLKVLTGVWFLSTGGVEGNPGVNTVVNWFKIEKAEKDYVLSFCPSFAQTLCRELGLYVGDDGNKHLSLSDKVPSFKVMFKRA, encoded by the coding sequence ATGAAGAAGGTTTCACCCTTGgcattttccattctctttttgGCCTTCACCATAGAACCCTTTATTGGCATTGCTGCAGCAGCACCAGAAGCAGTGCTTGACACCTCAGGCCAGAAGCTGAGAACAGGTGTCAAGTACTACATTCTGCCAGTGTTCAGAGGCAAAGGTGGAGGCCTAACAGTTTCAAGCAGTGGCAACAACACATGCCCCCTCTTTGTGGTGCAAGAGAAGCTTGAAGTCTCAAAGGGCACCCCAGTTACCTTCACACCCTACAATGCCAAAAGTGGTGTCATACTAACCTCAACCGATCTCAACATCAAGTCTTATGGGAAAACCACCACTTGTGACAAACCCCCAGTGTGGAAGCTCCTCAAGGTGCTAACTGGGGTGTGGTTTTTGAGCACTGGTGGTGTTGAAGGGAATCCAGGGGTTAACACTGTTGTCAATTGGTTCAAGATTGAGAAGGCTGAGAAAGACTATGTGCTTTCTTTCTGTCCCTCGTTTGCACAGACTTTGTGCAGGGAACTTGGGTTGTATGTTGGTGATGATGGGAACAAGCATTTGTCTTTGAGTGATAAAGTTCCATCCTTCAAGGTTATGTTCAAGAGGGCTTAA